One genomic segment of Amycolatopsis sp. Hca4 includes these proteins:
- a CDS encoding OST-HTH/LOTUS domain-containing protein, with protein sequence MLTVTGPARICAAGKAASDEDGWAPLAAVGNIILKRRPDFDARNYGYPKLSGLIEATTLFQVDRRSVGAGKPAVVYVLDERRRTDTGLRAGQ encoded by the coding sequence GTGCTTACAGTAACTGGACCGGCACGAATCTGTGCGGCTGGGAAGGCGGCGTCCGATGAGGACGGCTGGGCGCCGCTTGCAGCGGTCGGAAACATCATCCTCAAACGGCGCCCGGACTTCGACGCCCGCAACTACGGCTACCCGAAACTCAGCGGCCTGATCGAAGCCACGACACTGTTCCAGGTCGACCGCCGTTCGGTCGGCGCAGGGAAGCCAGCCGTGGTCTACGTGCTGGACGAGCGCCGGCGCACCGACACGGGTCTGCGGGCCGGTCAGTAA
- a CDS encoding response regulator translates to MIAVVVAESRELTRAGFCAVLAKSRRCRLAGDVNDAIGLMAALQGGDSQVVLLDATLLRRHGILLIDQVFAGSRKSSPQILVTSAPGDEDLVLDAVCAGAAGAVSKDVEVGELIEGIVQVAKGKLRLPQWRFDDWLLRIAATCCQSAIVHRR, encoded by the coding sequence TTGATTGCTGTCGTCGTTGCTGAAAGTCGAGAGCTCACGCGAGCAGGCTTTTGCGCTGTCTTGGCAAAATCTCGGCGTTGTCGACTGGCCGGAGACGTCAACGACGCCATCGGTTTGATGGCCGCGCTACAGGGAGGAGACTCGCAGGTCGTACTGCTGGATGCGACGCTGCTACGTCGACACGGCATCCTCCTCATTGACCAGGTGTTCGCCGGAAGCCGAAAGAGTAGCCCGCAGATTCTGGTGACCTCTGCACCCGGAGATGAGGACCTAGTCCTGGACGCCGTGTGCGCAGGCGCAGCGGGTGCCGTCTCGAAGGATGTTGAGGTTGGTGAGTTGATCGAGGGTATCGTTCAGGTCGCCAAAGGAAAACTGCGGTTGCCGCAGTGGCGGTTCGACGATTGGTTGCTGCGCATCGCCGCCACTTGCTGCCAGTCGGCAATTGTGCATCGACGCTAG
- a CDS encoding response regulator transcription factor: MAVRRLVAAHRRHLLPVGNCASTLARLTPRETQVVRLVAAGRSNADIAQILMVSESTAKTHLHRAMRKLDVSSRSEMVIFTYRNGLAGPFSAMD, encoded by the coding sequence GTGGCGGTTCGACGATTGGTTGCTGCGCATCGCCGCCACTTGCTGCCAGTCGGCAATTGTGCATCGACGCTAGCTAGACTGACGCCTCGTGAAACTCAAGTGGTGCGGCTTGTCGCCGCGGGAAGAAGCAACGCCGACATCGCTCAAATATTGATGGTGAGCGAGTCAACAGCGAAGACTCATCTTCACCGGGCGATGCGAAAACTCGACGTATCCAGCCGAAGCGAGATGGTCATATTCACCTACCGCAATGGATTGGCTGGACCGTTTTCGGCGATGGACTGA
- a CDS encoding type IV secretory system conjugative DNA transfer family protein, whose protein sequence is MPRTRTDTLNLDCDVALMGLAIAALAVLCALGAIIVTAAVLVTGLHTGSWTWPPITTWAGFALTVAFHVADPGPRLPYPWSSAVSDHQLAFYIWFTTVTMLAAGLTVGVAIPVWRRVGPTDPGHASRRDMAKALSVAAARKTAVWTRGDLTDEQRRTAPVEQIAVPLHRGPRRQRLVTSLETPTGTIAPTRSGKSRTDLVHKVLAAPGALIASTTKNDLAEWCLLARTRRPDAGPVLVIDATGTLSWPAHARWSPVTGCADPAVALRRAETLIEASSLGLEDVGGNDAVFRGRATIVLQAYLLAAALHHRTVTDLVVWSVTKPPDQEPVELLRHRFPELAFNLRSEIGMVAETADAVWMSVRRAIEPFMNPAIRYFATPAPGQELDIDGFLRRRGSLFIVAGEHQAPQARAVLTALVEQVLTTAQDTALRCERRRLEPPATAILDELFAGTPVPRLPAIIADSAGRGVLIHWSAQSRAQLDELYGEPGRMQLIDNTLTLTAFPGLKDDKTLEWLSTLSGHHRRRTHQHHSDGIFSPGRGASGEETVPTLRAGDIRTLDRDRVLIMHGNLRPILGRTVDVGQRPDWPQLQVDVATIRRGDAPVGADGYLRPLLPAMVSSPHIQEPRR, encoded by the coding sequence ATGCCGCGCACACGCACCGACACCCTCAACCTCGACTGCGACGTCGCCCTGATGGGCCTCGCGATCGCCGCGCTAGCGGTCCTCTGCGCCCTCGGCGCAATCATCGTCACGGCCGCCGTCCTGGTCACCGGTCTCCACACCGGTAGCTGGACGTGGCCCCCGATCACCACGTGGGCGGGCTTTGCGCTCACGGTCGCCTTCCACGTCGCCGACCCAGGACCACGCCTGCCGTACCCGTGGTCGAGCGCCGTCAGCGATCACCAGCTGGCGTTCTACATCTGGTTCACCACCGTCACGATGCTCGCCGCCGGTCTCACGGTCGGCGTGGCGATCCCGGTCTGGCGCCGGGTGGGGCCCACCGACCCGGGACACGCCAGCCGCCGCGACATGGCCAAGGCCCTGTCGGTCGCGGCCGCGCGCAAGACCGCGGTGTGGACGCGCGGTGACCTCACCGACGAGCAACGCCGGACCGCCCCGGTCGAGCAGATCGCGGTACCGCTGCACCGAGGTCCTCGGCGTCAGCGGCTGGTGACCTCGCTGGAGACCCCGACCGGGACGATCGCGCCGACCCGTTCCGGAAAGTCGCGGACGGATCTGGTGCACAAGGTTCTCGCCGCGCCGGGCGCGCTGATCGCGTCGACGACGAAGAACGACCTCGCCGAGTGGTGTCTGCTGGCCCGCACCCGACGCCCGGATGCGGGGCCGGTGCTGGTGATCGACGCGACCGGAACGCTGTCCTGGCCGGCGCACGCCCGCTGGTCCCCGGTCACTGGCTGCGCCGACCCCGCGGTCGCGCTGCGGCGGGCGGAAACGCTGATCGAAGCGTCCTCACTTGGCCTGGAAGACGTCGGCGGCAACGACGCGGTCTTCCGCGGCCGCGCCACGATCGTGTTGCAGGCCTATCTGCTGGCCGCGGCATTGCACCATCGGACGGTCACCGACCTGGTGGTCTGGTCGGTCACGAAGCCACCGGATCAGGAGCCGGTCGAGCTGCTGCGGCACCGGTTTCCCGAGCTGGCGTTCAACCTGCGCTCGGAGATCGGGATGGTTGCCGAAACCGCGGACGCGGTCTGGATGTCGGTGAGGCGGGCGATCGAGCCGTTCATGAACCCCGCCATCCGGTACTTCGCGACGCCCGCACCGGGGCAGGAACTCGACATCGACGGGTTCCTGCGCCGCCGCGGCAGCCTGTTCATCGTCGCCGGCGAGCACCAGGCGCCCCAGGCCCGGGCCGTGCTGACTGCCCTGGTGGAGCAGGTTCTCACCACGGCGCAGGACACCGCGCTGCGGTGCGAACGACGTCGTCTGGAGCCGCCGGCGACGGCGATCCTGGACGAGCTGTTCGCGGGGACGCCGGTGCCGCGGCTGCCGGCGATCATCGCCGACTCCGCCGGCCGCGGCGTGCTGATCCACTGGTCCGCGCAGTCCCGCGCCCAGCTGGACGAGCTCTACGGCGAGCCCGGGCGGATGCAGCTGATCGACAACACCCTCACCCTGACCGCGTTTCCCGGGCTGAAGGACGACAAAACCCTCGAGTGGCTGTCCACATTGTCCGGGCACCACCGCCGCCGCACCCACCAGCACCACAGCGACGGGATCTTCAGCCCCGGACGCGGCGCCAGCGGCGAGGAAACCGTCCCGACGCTGCGCGCCGGGGACATTCGCACCCTCGACCGCGACCGGGTCCTAATCATGCACGGTAACCTCCGTCCGATCCTCGGCCGCACCGTCGACGTCGGACAACGCCCGGACTGGCCCCAGCTGCAGGTCGATGTCGCGACGATTCGCCGCGGCGACGCTCCAGTCGGCGCCGACGGCTACCTCCGCCCGCTCCTGCCGGCGATGGTGAGCAGTCCGCACATTCAGGAGCCGCGGCGATGA
- a CDS encoding C40 family peptidase: MKATGLLAGVAGALVGLVMLPILALALVVVPAATATVVQLSGCEQGGPGGGSIVVDRQQLGADEMDIARTIVDVVQQRRLPRRAAVLAIATAMVESGLRNLDYGDRDSLGVFQQRPSQGWGTREQILNPVYATGKFLDALIALPGWDTMPPGRAEQAVQHSGFPDRYAPREPTAAAIVDRFWTGPDNPAPSPPVGGGTQAVPAKTLCPDEGASEVPRDPGQVDPTKLPPGFTLPDDVRQRAAVSFALGQLGKPYVWGAKGPDAYDCSGLMLASWAAAGVGIPAGTVSQVHAGHAVASIQQVEPGDLLFIPGSLGTAQVPRHVGMYAGHGLIVDAYDTDTGVILEPLSAWTSKIVAIRRIADPDLPSPPPGGSPLR, from the coding sequence GTGAAGGCAACCGGATTGCTAGCGGGCGTGGCGGGTGCGCTGGTCGGGCTGGTGATGCTGCCGATCCTCGCGCTGGCGCTCGTCGTTGTCCCGGCCGCGACCGCGACGGTCGTGCAGCTGAGCGGCTGCGAGCAGGGCGGTCCGGGAGGCGGGTCGATCGTGGTCGACCGGCAGCAGCTGGGCGCCGACGAGATGGACATCGCCCGCACCATCGTCGACGTCGTCCAGCAGCGCCGCCTGCCACGGCGGGCCGCAGTTCTCGCGATCGCCACCGCGATGGTCGAGTCCGGGCTGCGCAACCTCGACTACGGCGACCGCGACTCACTCGGGGTGTTCCAGCAACGCCCGAGCCAAGGGTGGGGCACCCGCGAGCAGATCCTCAACCCCGTCTACGCCACCGGCAAGTTCCTCGACGCCCTCATCGCCCTGCCCGGCTGGGACACCATGCCGCCGGGGCGGGCGGAGCAGGCGGTCCAGCACAGCGGCTTCCCGGACCGCTACGCCCCACGCGAACCCACTGCCGCTGCGATCGTGGATCGCTTCTGGACCGGCCCCGACAACCCCGCCCCATCCCCGCCAGTCGGCGGCGGCACGCAGGCCGTGCCGGCGAAAACGCTGTGTCCAGACGAGGGCGCATCCGAGGTCCCCCGCGACCCGGGCCAGGTCGACCCGACCAAGCTGCCACCCGGGTTCACGCTGCCGGACGATGTCCGCCAGCGCGCCGCAGTCAGCTTCGCCCTGGGCCAGCTCGGCAAACCCTACGTCTGGGGCGCGAAAGGCCCGGACGCCTACGACTGCTCCGGGCTGATGCTCGCCTCCTGGGCCGCCGCCGGAGTAGGGATCCCGGCTGGCACCGTCAGTCAGGTCCACGCCGGCCACGCCGTCGCTTCGATCCAACAGGTCGAACCCGGTGACCTGTTGTTCATCCCCGGCTCGCTGGGCACCGCGCAGGTACCGCGGCACGTCGGCATGTACGCCGGACACGGCCTGATCGTCGACGCCTACGACACCGACACCGGCGTCATCCTCGAACCCCTCTCCGCCTGGACCTCGAAGATCGTCGCGATCCGCCGGATCGCCGACCCAGATTTGCCCTCCCCGCCACCGGGAGGGAGCCCACTCCGATGA
- a CDS encoding ATP-binding protein, which translates to MSPRDGERTAAELLTTFGPALGTRPTRQRRQDGRTAQVNRRAAPQRGFARPGYGWSPVAAPLQVYQAGTHVLGGLFPLLAASPLPAVGARMGYDVHSGGAFYLHPVEFVLRSICTNPNMVLFGEPGRGKSSTVVAFLLRMMLTGVRTLISGDVKGEYTPLLHALGVTPIMLGRGSTARLNALDLGPLAARWDAWSIERQRDELDGVLGRWVQLLVALAEAQGYRPTVTDEAALSAVLRQLLGISDGYTRLKPITIPDVHRLLSDPDEQLWQSLRFAGRRQFLDHLRSITDALANLISGPLAGLFDAATNFTVDWNAPIQSLDLSRLRTRGDQAIAVALTCLGSWSSLATDLQEDGELRIVVRDEIWRQLRLGLRAVQAVDSELRLSRAERKIQVLVSHKPGDFLSVGATGSQEVAIARDLLALCSIRILLGQSTRVASELADVLALSEKEHEATTGWANDRQGRALWKIENRTGLKVQTVLSRIERQIFDTNTQLVRKPHRLPDGQSPAVSP; encoded by the coding sequence ATGAGCCCCCGCGACGGCGAGCGGACCGCCGCGGAACTGCTCACCACCTTCGGGCCCGCACTCGGCACGCGACCGACAAGGCAACGACGCCAGGACGGCCGTACCGCCCAAGTGAACCGGCGCGCAGCACCGCAGCGCGGGTTCGCCCGCCCCGGGTACGGGTGGTCGCCGGTGGCGGCACCGCTGCAGGTCTATCAGGCCGGCACCCACGTGCTCGGCGGGTTGTTCCCGCTGCTGGCGGCGAGCCCGCTGCCGGCGGTCGGGGCGCGGATGGGCTACGACGTCCACTCCGGCGGCGCGTTCTACCTGCACCCGGTCGAGTTCGTCCTGCGCTCGATCTGCACCAACCCGAACATGGTCCTGTTCGGCGAACCCGGCCGCGGCAAGTCCTCCACGGTGGTGGCGTTCCTGCTGCGGATGATGCTCACCGGCGTCCGCACCCTGATCTCCGGCGACGTCAAAGGCGAATACACCCCGCTGCTGCACGCCCTGGGTGTCACGCCGATCATGCTCGGCCGCGGCAGCACCGCCCGCCTCAACGCCCTCGACCTCGGGCCATTGGCTGCTCGCTGGGACGCGTGGTCAATCGAGCGGCAACGCGACGAGCTGGACGGGGTGCTGGGCCGGTGGGTGCAGCTACTGGTGGCACTGGCCGAGGCCCAGGGCTACCGGCCCACCGTCACCGACGAAGCCGCCCTCTCGGCGGTGCTGCGGCAGCTGCTTGGCATCAGCGATGGCTACACCCGGCTCAAGCCCATCACCATCCCTGACGTCCACCGGTTGCTGTCCGATCCGGATGAGCAGCTGTGGCAGAGCCTGCGCTTCGCCGGCCGCCGCCAGTTCCTCGACCACCTCCGCTCGATCACCGACGCGCTGGCCAACCTGATCAGCGGCCCGCTGGCCGGGCTGTTCGACGCGGCCACGAATTTCACCGTCGACTGGAACGCCCCGATCCAAAGCCTCGACCTCTCGCGGCTACGCACCCGCGGCGACCAGGCGATCGCTGTCGCGTTGACCTGCCTGGGTTCGTGGTCGTCGCTGGCCACGGATCTGCAGGAGGACGGGGAGCTGCGGATCGTCGTCCGCGACGAGATCTGGCGCCAGCTCCGGCTCGGGCTGCGCGCAGTGCAGGCCGTCGACAGCGAACTGCGGCTCTCGCGCGCGGAACGCAAGATCCAGGTGCTGGTCAGCCACAAACCCGGCGACTTCCTCTCCGTCGGCGCCACCGGCTCCCAAGAGGTCGCCATCGCCCGCGACCTGCTCGCCCTCTGCTCGATCCGGATCCTTCTTGGACAGTCCACGCGCGTCGCGAGCGAACTGGCCGATGTCCTCGCTCTCTCGGAGAAAGAGCACGAGGCCACAACCGGATGGGCAAACGACCGCCAGGGCCGAGCGCTGTGGAAGATCGAGAACCGAACCGGCCTCAAGGTGCAGACGGTGCTCAGCCGGATCGAGCGGCAGATCTTCGACACCAACACCCAGCTGGTCCGGAAACCACATCGGCTGCCCGACGGTCAGTCGCCGGCGGTGTCGCCGTGA
- a CDS encoding SCO6880 family protein, which translates to MSTATRIYRGLSRKEHAGWIIGLTPVQAFVCVGLAVPVILALAAGQFGRALLLGAVCGTAATLVVVPVRGRPALRWLGHLLLYRAGIVLGWSRWQSRAVTGQTTDLDEPDLPGVLARLRFPDGPPLRDVGRVCLIHDTGDGRWGATARLTHAGVGMLSDAQCERLANRLGNLLLSIGHREVIDRMTLLVRTVPDDGADYQAWRAEHDVPDAPALARQAAEELDRLVGAVSVRHEVFVTLTGTEDALRRPAAAAGGGVAGRAAVLYRVLDGLEDKLKSLGATAVKWLSGPELAVVIRTGFNPASAAGLAARRHRAGTEVGVRWATAGPVHAPAPSTRAYYHDGFATVSYSVLMPEAGTMFGSLGGLLAVKTAGERRSLAIHYETLSQHRSRKAVRRLRFRTGVVRDWKSSKGFNSGAAEAREAGGARAQEHAVAAGHGIVRFAVAAAVTIPDTWNVEDHAAKLENDIAGRFQLLRMELAQDAGFVAAVLPVGVGLPRLRGGAS; encoded by the coding sequence GTGAGTACCGCGACACGCATCTATAGGGGGCTCTCCCGCAAGGAACACGCGGGCTGGATTATCGGGCTGACGCCAGTGCAGGCGTTCGTGTGCGTCGGGTTGGCCGTGCCGGTGATCCTCGCGCTGGCGGCCGGGCAGTTCGGCCGGGCATTGCTGCTGGGCGCGGTGTGCGGCACGGCGGCGACGCTGGTCGTGGTGCCGGTCCGCGGACGTCCCGCGCTGCGGTGGCTCGGGCACCTGCTGCTCTACCGAGCCGGCATCGTCCTGGGCTGGTCGCGGTGGCAGTCTCGCGCGGTCACCGGGCAGACCACGGACCTGGATGAGCCGGATCTGCCCGGGGTGCTGGCCCGGCTGCGGTTCCCCGACGGACCACCACTGCGAGACGTCGGCCGGGTCTGCTTGATCCACGACACCGGCGACGGGCGGTGGGGTGCCACCGCGCGCCTGACCCACGCCGGGGTCGGAATGCTCTCGGACGCCCAGTGCGAGCGGCTGGCCAACCGGCTGGGCAACCTGCTGCTGTCGATCGGGCACCGCGAGGTCATCGACCGAATGACCCTGCTGGTGCGCACCGTGCCCGACGACGGCGCCGACTACCAGGCCTGGCGCGCCGAGCACGACGTCCCAGATGCACCCGCGCTCGCGCGCCAGGCGGCCGAGGAACTGGACCGGCTGGTCGGAGCGGTGTCGGTCCGGCACGAAGTGTTCGTCACCCTCACCGGCACCGAAGACGCCCTCCGCCGGCCGGCCGCCGCGGCCGGCGGCGGGGTCGCCGGCCGGGCCGCCGTCCTCTACCGCGTGCTGGACGGACTCGAGGACAAGCTCAAGTCCCTCGGCGCCACCGCCGTCAAATGGCTGTCGGGTCCGGAGCTGGCGGTGGTGATCCGCACCGGGTTCAACCCGGCCAGCGCCGCCGGCCTCGCCGCGCGCCGCCATCGCGCGGGCACCGAGGTGGGCGTCCGCTGGGCGACCGCCGGGCCAGTACACGCACCTGCGCCGTCGACACGGGCGTACTACCACGACGGCTTCGCGACCGTGTCCTACTCGGTGCTGATGCCCGAGGCCGGGACGATGTTCGGGTCACTGGGTGGGCTGCTGGCGGTCAAGACCGCCGGCGAGCGCCGCAGCCTCGCCATCCACTACGAAACCCTCTCCCAGCACCGGTCCCGCAAGGCGGTGCGCCGGCTGCGGTTCCGCACCGGTGTGGTGCGGGACTGGAAGTCCTCGAAGGGGTTCAACTCCGGCGCCGCCGAGGCCCGTGAGGCGGGCGGGGCGCGAGCACAAGAGCACGCGGTCGCCGCCGGGCACGGCATCGTCCGCTTCGCCGTCGCCGCGGCGGTCACGATCCCGGATACGTGGAATGTCGAGGACCACGCAGCCAAGCTGGAGAACGACATCGCCGGCCGCTTCCAGCTGCTGCGGATGGAACTGGCCCAGGACGCCGGGTTCGTCGCCGCCGTCCTGCCCGTCGGTGTCGGCCTGCCCCGGCTGCGCGGCGGCGCGTCATGA
- a CDS encoding cytochrome P450: MVLEAGGAAAQVSGIDPADVAWSFSHLDPAVAETVYDTLGVIRRGCPVARSGELGGFVLVTGYAEIREAARASDRFSACVDGLGAAAVVTEMRDALAPMFETDADHHHQWRRLLQTHFTPAIAAAQAQYVRAVCREVLQELIPHGAADLVADYARQVPPLVIGRVLGLAELERAWLAEHVRAFYGAETLTDAVQAGRTYADFLLGQIQQRRAHPGRDLLSAMVHAQVDGHSPDDDELVKMTMLMVAAGHLTTADACATALLHLLEDPPLRERITADPAALEAFVEELVRYEPAVAATGRTVITETHLGGMPLFPGDRLLLAWGSANRDERVFNDGDVFRLDRDRGAPQHLGWGAGEHRCLGRHLARVELRVMLTELLRALPGLRLQPGTTVRRTFGVIRGVAALPVQWESQ; encoded by the coding sequence ATGGTTCTGGAAGCGGGCGGCGCTGCGGCGCAGGTGTCAGGGATCGATCCGGCGGATGTGGCGTGGTCGTTCAGCCACCTCGATCCGGCCGTCGCCGAGACCGTCTACGACACGCTGGGGGTGATCCGGCGCGGATGTCCGGTGGCGCGCAGCGGTGAACTGGGCGGGTTCGTGCTGGTCACCGGGTATGCCGAGATCCGGGAGGCAGCACGCGCCTCGGACCGGTTCAGTGCCTGCGTCGACGGGCTGGGTGCGGCGGCGGTGGTCACCGAGATGCGCGACGCCCTCGCGCCGATGTTCGAGACCGACGCCGACCACCACCACCAATGGCGGCGCCTGCTGCAGACGCACTTCACCCCGGCCATCGCGGCCGCGCAAGCCCAGTACGTGCGGGCGGTCTGCCGCGAGGTCCTGCAGGAGCTGATCCCGCACGGTGCTGCAGACCTTGTCGCCGACTACGCCCGGCAAGTGCCGCCGCTGGTGATCGGGCGCGTGCTCGGCCTCGCCGAGTTGGAACGCGCGTGGCTGGCCGAACACGTCCGTGCTTTCTACGGCGCCGAGACGCTCACCGACGCCGTGCAGGCCGGGCGGACCTACGCAGACTTTCTCCTCGGGCAGATCCAGCAACGCCGCGCCCATCCCGGCCGTGATCTGCTCTCGGCGATGGTGCACGCCCAGGTGGATGGCCACTCCCCCGACGATGACGAGCTGGTCAAAATGACCATGCTGATGGTCGCAGCCGGTCACCTGACCACCGCCGACGCCTGCGCCACCGCGCTCCTGCACCTGCTGGAAGACCCGCCGCTGCGGGAGCGCATCACCGCCGACCCAGCAGCCCTAGAGGCGTTCGTGGAAGAGCTGGTCCGCTACGAGCCGGCGGTCGCGGCGACCGGACGCACCGTGATCACCGAGACGCATCTCGGCGGCATGCCGCTGTTTCCGGGCGACCGGCTGCTGCTGGCATGGGGCAGCGCCAACCGCGACGAACGGGTCTTCAACGACGGCGACGTCTTCCGCCTCGACCGCGACCGCGGCGCGCCGCAGCACCTGGGGTGGGGTGCCGGCGAGCACCGCTGCCTCGGCCGGCACCTCGCCCGCGTCGAACTACGCGTCATGCTCACCGAGTTGCTGCGCGCGCTGCCCGGCCTCCGCCTGCAGCCGGGCACCACGGTGCGACGGACGTTCGGGGTCATCCGCGGCGTCGCGGCCCTGCCGGTGCAGTGGGAGAGCCAGTAG
- a CDS encoding LuxR C-terminal-related transcriptional regulator, whose product MDKRIRRPAGQPPAGVQLTTFFGRSRELVEVCERLSAGDRAVTLTGSPGVGKTRLAGELLVHMNEHYEASAFIRLAELGVHADIVDAEQRICNLLIAALRISHHQPNADPTDVLIEHVRDRRVLIVLDNCEQVLDAVAELVNRIITETVMVQVIATSRPYLDVQGEHRVHLGPLSTPAENADRAAAERSDAVQLLADRATAVGRPLTEQDDWQAIVDLVRWSSGIPLVLELIAAQFGRGRAPAVVLDRLQGGASLKYGPGARGIPKHHLALDIAITESWDLCSPQQQRVWARLTVFSGGFTLDAAEEVCSDELIDRGEILETLDHLVRHSIIEGASPDGRYRQHTFLREYGRRSLSTAGELNDVSERHCRWIAGLARQAAEQWFGPEEVRWLDLVNAESRNIAAAVAWCSDNGLTERGLAIMVDVLLTRAPFFFATEVQVCRRVEELLREGPVVASEVRISALAMAGWVWIALGEQSRGKTLLDECVRLACEVGKYDSPAVQLVEGTYEALALGQRSGFAKLAAASAGFRAAGAEGPAFMADLFHAMTAGLLGPADEADRMSQRCLSQARRRGAEWAVTWAEWTRGLPACSEPVTDNPEPLRRQIALGDLWGPGWWVERKAWELAKDGDYVGAARAIGGSDSLQARHGVHYNGLASFKPHRGRAKAEIALVLGPVESTAAYLKGSLLTDEQIVALAFGDTEPAAEPTLNERQWTIVRLVAQGLKNQQIATTVRFSVRTVETELTTIYGLLGVAGRRELAEWYRARSAPTGSPTAPAGPRRRG is encoded by the coding sequence GTGGATAAGCGCATTCGCAGACCAGCCGGACAACCGCCTGCCGGTGTTCAGCTGACGACATTCTTCGGGCGATCCCGCGAACTGGTCGAGGTGTGCGAACGGCTGAGCGCCGGTGACCGGGCGGTGACGCTGACCGGATCGCCCGGAGTCGGGAAGACGCGATTAGCGGGCGAACTGCTCGTGCACATGAATGAGCACTACGAGGCGTCGGCGTTCATTCGTCTCGCCGAACTCGGCGTGCACGCCGACATAGTGGATGCCGAGCAGCGAATCTGCAACTTGCTCATTGCAGCCTTGCGTATCTCGCACCATCAGCCGAACGCCGACCCCACCGACGTGCTGATCGAGCACGTCCGTGACCGGCGCGTGCTGATCGTGCTGGACAACTGCGAGCAAGTGCTGGACGCGGTTGCCGAGCTGGTCAACCGGATCATCACCGAGACCGTCATGGTGCAGGTGATCGCCACCAGTCGCCCCTACCTCGACGTCCAGGGCGAACACCGGGTGCACCTGGGCCCCTTGTCGACCCCCGCCGAGAACGCCGACCGCGCGGCGGCCGAGCGCAGCGACGCGGTACAGCTGCTGGCCGACCGCGCCACCGCGGTCGGACGGCCACTGACCGAGCAGGACGACTGGCAGGCCATTGTCGACCTGGTCCGCTGGTCCTCAGGTATTCCGCTGGTGCTCGAACTCATCGCGGCCCAGTTCGGCCGGGGACGGGCACCAGCGGTCGTCCTCGATCGCCTGCAAGGCGGCGCGTCGCTGAAGTACGGTCCCGGCGCGCGCGGGATCCCCAAGCATCACCTCGCGCTCGACATCGCGATCACCGAGTCCTGGGACCTGTGTTCGCCGCAGCAGCAACGGGTCTGGGCGCGGCTGACCGTCTTTTCCGGCGGTTTCACGCTCGACGCCGCTGAAGAGGTGTGCAGCGATGAGCTGATCGATCGTGGCGAGATCCTGGAGACGTTGGACCATCTGGTGCGGCACTCGATCATCGAAGGTGCCTCCCCTGATGGGCGCTACCGTCAGCACACCTTTCTGCGTGAGTACGGCCGGCGCAGCCTGAGCACAGCCGGCGAACTCAACGACGTCAGCGAACGGCACTGCCGATGGATTGCCGGGCTGGCCCGGCAGGCGGCCGAGCAGTGGTTCGGACCGGAGGAGGTCCGCTGGCTGGACCTGGTCAACGCCGAATCCCGCAACATCGCCGCAGCCGTGGCATGGTGCTCCGACAACGGCCTGACCGAGCGCGGCTTGGCGATCATGGTGGACGTCCTGCTGACGCGCGCGCCGTTCTTCTTCGCCACCGAGGTGCAGGTGTGCCGCCGGGTCGAGGAGCTGCTGCGCGAGGGCCCGGTGGTGGCGTCGGAGGTGCGGATCTCGGCACTGGCGATGGCCGGCTGGGTGTGGATCGCCCTCGGCGAGCAATCCCGCGGGAAGACGCTCCTGGACGAATGCGTGCGCCTGGCGTGTGAAGTGGGCAAGTACGACTCTCCGGCAGTCCAGCTCGTGGAAGGTACCTACGAGGCACTCGCCCTCGGGCAGCGCAGCGGGTTCGCGAAACTGGCCGCTGCCAGCGCCGGTTTCCGCGCCGCGGGTGCCGAAGGTCCCGCCTTCATGGCGGACCTGTTCCACGCCATGACAGCCGGTTTGCTCGGGCCGGCCGACGAGGCGGACCGGATGTCGCAACGCTGCCTATCCCAAGCCCGCCGCCGCGGCGCCGAATGGGCCGTCACGTGGGCGGAGTGGACGCGCGGATTGCCCGCGTGCTCCGAGCCCGTCACCGACAATCCCGAGCCGCTGCGGCGGCAGATCGCCCTCGGCGATCTGTGGGGGCCTGGTTGGTGGGTCGAGCGGAAAGCCTGGGAGCTGGCCAAGGACGGAGACTACGTCGGCGCGGCACGGGCGATCGGCGGATCGGACAGCCTGCAAGCCCGCCACGGCGTCCACTACAACGGCCTGGCCAGCTTCAAACCCCACCGCGGTCGGGCGAAAGCCGAGATCGCCTTGGTGCTCGGGCCGGTGGAGTCGACGGCGGCCTACCTCAAGGGCAGCCTGCTGACCGATGAGCAGATCGTGGCCCTCGCCTTCGGCGACACCGAACCTGCGGCGGAGCCGACGCTGAATGAGCGGCAGTGGACCATCGTACGGCTGGTCGCCCAGGGATTGAAGAATCAGCAGATCGCGACGACTGTGCGGTTCTCGGTACGCACGGTCGAGACCGAGCTGACCACGATCTATGGCCTGCTGGGTGTTGCAGGACGGCGGGAGCTCGCCGAGTGGTACCGGGCCCGGTCGGCGCCTACTGGCTCTCCCACTGCACCGGCAGGGCCGCGACGCCGCGGATGA